Proteins found in one Streptomyces sp. NBC_00461 genomic segment:
- a CDS encoding Mu transposase C-terminal domain-containing protein, producing MDDESETGLERPRDELRPAAVRQMLRLRESGELTTAHMRLIAESVDVSLRQAWRWLAEAEGSGSPEKPERRRFRITEEIIDVLADYRGNVKRAHEHLVREAKRAGERPIGLTTLHDAIARDLDPGFMAGLREGIPAARGFDPAFQRPAVARNQVWEGDHKQAPTVVMMPDKKLSNVWVTWFEDRGTSNVMGWAVTAGSAHRGSVLAAVRASVLREPPYGPAGGLPHLVRVDGGSDFMSKTVRRTFGLLGVPMHKVRSARHKGGIERLNGTGVTRFFADLPRYTKAPLLDHRRRVGDQDPPLTFEAFVDKLRQWVEEHNTQHVLERTGMTPLEAWLSDPTEIRPEPSPEELRAFMLESDNKIHKVTSHGVEFRNRYYMPEKGVGRIGLELRVRWMPHHDHEIDLYTFRGNRYLGRAFLSNEASEEMRKAVLSDRDEHSEVLRQALKRSADRRRERHLPSTQPELPVRALRMTEQEARAELEGTTPSTPPRRRVQPYQPLTPLPPTWRRPGQTPVPSTEDDAS from the coding sequence GTGGACGATGAGTCGGAGACGGGTCTGGAACGGCCCCGCGACGAGCTGAGGCCTGCTGCCGTCCGTCAGATGCTCAGGCTGCGGGAGTCGGGGGAGCTGACCACCGCGCACATGAGGCTCATTGCCGAGTCGGTGGACGTGAGTCTGCGGCAGGCGTGGCGCTGGCTGGCCGAGGCGGAAGGGTCCGGCTCACCGGAGAAGCCCGAACGTAGGCGTTTCCGGATCACCGAAGAGATCATCGATGTCCTCGCCGACTACCGGGGCAACGTCAAGCGTGCCCACGAGCATCTGGTGCGTGAGGCCAAGAGGGCGGGGGAGAGGCCGATCGGCCTGACCACGCTGCACGACGCCATCGCCCGTGACCTTGACCCCGGTTTCATGGCCGGGCTGCGGGAAGGCATCCCAGCTGCCCGCGGTTTCGATCCCGCCTTCCAGCGCCCGGCGGTCGCCCGCAACCAGGTGTGGGAAGGGGATCATAAGCAGGCCCCGACCGTCGTGATGATGCCCGACAAGAAGCTGTCGAACGTGTGGGTGACGTGGTTCGAGGACCGTGGCACCAGCAACGTGATGGGCTGGGCGGTCACCGCCGGCTCTGCGCACCGCGGATCGGTCCTGGCGGCCGTGCGGGCCTCTGTGCTGCGTGAACCCCCGTACGGGCCCGCCGGCGGGCTGCCGCACCTGGTGAGGGTCGACGGTGGCTCCGACTTCATGTCCAAGACAGTCCGGCGGACCTTCGGTCTGCTCGGTGTGCCGATGCACAAGGTGCGCAGCGCCCGCCACAAGGGCGGGATCGAGCGGCTGAACGGCACCGGTGTGACCCGGTTCTTCGCTGACCTGCCCCGCTACACCAAGGCGCCCCTGCTTGACCACCGTCGCCGCGTCGGCGACCAGGACCCGCCCCTGACCTTCGAGGCGTTCGTCGACAAGCTGCGCCAGTGGGTTGAGGAGCACAACACCCAGCACGTCCTTGAACGGACCGGGATGACACCGCTTGAAGCGTGGCTGAGCGATCCCACCGAGATCCGGCCCGAGCCCAGCCCGGAAGAACTGCGCGCGTTCATGCTGGAGAGCGACAACAAGATCCACAAGGTCACCAGTCACGGAGTGGAGTTCCGTAACCGCTACTACATGCCGGAGAAGGGGGTGGGACGCATCGGTCTGGAACTGCGCGTGCGGTGGATGCCCCACCACGACCACGAGATCGACCTCTATACCTTCCGTGGCAACCGCTATCTCGGCCGGGCCTTCCTCAGCAACGAGGCCAGCGAGGAGATGCGCAAGGCAGTCCTCAGCGACCGTGACGAGCACAGCGAGGTGCTGCGCCAGGCCTTGAAACGCTCCGCCGATCGCAGGCGGGAACGCCACCTGCCCTCCACTCAGCCCGAACTCCCCGTCCGTGCCCTCCGCATGACGGAACAGGAGGCACGCGCCGAACTGGAGGGCACCACCCCATCCACACCGCCGCGACGGCGCGTACAGCCCTACCAGCCCCTGACCCCGCTCCCGCCCACCTGGCGGCGCCCCGGCCAGACCCCTGTTCCTTCAACGGAGGACGACGCCTCATGA
- a CDS encoding cell envelope biogenesis protein OmpA: MSRAIPVRCLARPLAGGLVVPWVSLIHNGHAVFGSLDADRARRAFLQRLCQICSQPLEEQFFVIVRPADEQQGYSPEPALHPECQPYTAANCPMLNGTAAHYRSRPVLASHPASRPCADPSCRCPELTPDEGHTARSGRPADRYEAWLIAARHYQLVFRPDSPDIPVGISLDVPILRTRVLREAVLPADHAALLDLLRTALGLEQP; encoded by the coding sequence ATGAGCCGCGCGATCCCCGTGCGCTGCCTCGCCCGGCCGCTGGCCGGCGGGCTGGTCGTGCCGTGGGTCTCCCTGATCCACAACGGGCACGCCGTATTCGGCAGCCTCGACGCCGACCGTGCCCGGCGCGCCTTCCTCCAGCGCCTGTGCCAGATCTGCTCCCAGCCCCTTGAAGAGCAGTTCTTCGTCATCGTCCGACCTGCCGACGAGCAGCAGGGCTACTCCCCCGAACCTGCGCTCCACCCGGAGTGCCAGCCGTACACCGCGGCGAACTGTCCGATGCTCAACGGCACCGCCGCCCACTACCGCTCCCGCCCGGTGCTCGCCTCCCATCCCGCGTCCCGTCCCTGCGCCGACCCGTCGTGCCGGTGCCCCGAGCTGACGCCGGACGAGGGGCACACCGCCCGCAGCGGACGGCCCGCCGACCGGTACGAGGCATGGTTGATCGCTGCCCGGCACTACCAGCTGGTGTTCCGCCCGGACTCGCCCGACATCCCGGTCGGGATCAGCCTGGACGTGCCCATCCTGCGCACGCGCGTCCTGCGTGAGGCCGTCCTGCCCGCCGACCACGCCGCCCTGCTCGACCTACTGCGCACCGCCCTGGGACTGGAGCAGCCCTAG
- a CDS encoding DUF6248 family natural product biosynthesis protein: protein MTTTWLRYVGASIMGILDPVPSTVASPMAKEEGAWVRTNAWTKALRKIDDAYPHGFHRWCSCEAGTCHPCRTGHHDQCISRNGPRVDDAAGTITDRRGFVVAVIRYGPGQRPCRWICPCTHAPDGEAEEAAVHAPEVQPSARRSETRCSTSVPAPAPDGQMSLFASTGLPEEATGGETP from the coding sequence ATGACGACGACCTGGCTGCGCTACGTGGGCGCATCGATCATGGGCATCCTCGACCCCGTCCCCTCCACCGTGGCCTCCCCCATGGCCAAGGAGGAAGGCGCCTGGGTCCGCACGAACGCCTGGACCAAGGCACTGCGCAAGATCGACGACGCCTACCCTCACGGCTTCCACCGGTGGTGCTCGTGCGAGGCCGGCACCTGCCACCCCTGCCGCACCGGACACCACGACCAGTGCATCAGCCGCAACGGCCCCCGCGTCGACGACGCCGCCGGCACCATCACCGACCGGCGCGGCTTCGTCGTCGCCGTGATCCGCTACGGCCCCGGCCAGCGGCCCTGTCGCTGGATCTGCCCCTGCACGCACGCGCCCGACGGCGAAGCCGAGGAGGCCGCCGTTCACGCCCCCGAGGTACAGCCGTCCGCCCGGCGGTCGGAGACCCGCTGCTCGACGTCCGTGCCCGCACCCGCGCCGGACGGGCAGATGTCCCTCTTCGCCAGCACCGGTCTGCCGGAGGAGGCCACCGGCGGTGAAACGCCGTGA
- a CDS encoding HNH endonuclease — MDSSPGVAMASRYYSNAVIMALMDLSRGYCYWPDPPCPTPVIREVNGVPMTNVQIAHIRAFEANGPRADPTWPGDVNSFANLLLLCEPHHKLIDGKYRDRYTVEELESWKQRREGESLQRFKDTRVLSEEALSDAIAKAQADLLDQVGPALEEFRRFAPQMAELLGMLTTSLADPRVHGFGLSPDTVELLNTAAFRLRELPDTAPTLAHAARDLVAALEKAPQVERATAALKIQIDRLEDLGGRRR; from the coding sequence TTGGATTCCTCACCGGGGGTGGCGATGGCGAGCCGTTACTACAGCAACGCTGTGATCATGGCGCTGATGGATCTGTCCCGCGGGTACTGCTACTGGCCTGACCCTCCGTGCCCCACACCGGTGATCCGTGAGGTCAACGGGGTGCCGATGACGAATGTGCAGATCGCCCACATCCGCGCATTCGAAGCCAATGGGCCCCGGGCCGATCCGACCTGGCCGGGAGACGTGAACAGCTTCGCCAACCTGCTGCTGCTCTGCGAGCCTCACCACAAGCTGATCGACGGGAAGTACCGCGACCGCTACACGGTGGAGGAGCTGGAGAGCTGGAAGCAGCGCCGGGAGGGCGAAAGCCTCCAGCGGTTCAAGGACACCCGCGTCCTGAGTGAGGAGGCGCTGTCCGACGCGATCGCGAAGGCGCAGGCTGACCTCCTTGACCAAGTGGGGCCAGCCCTGGAGGAGTTCCGGCGGTTCGCGCCCCAGATGGCCGAGTTGCTCGGCATGCTCACCACGTCACTGGCTGACCCTCGAGTGCACGGGTTCGGTCTCTCGCCCGACACCGTTGAGCTGCTGAACACAGCCGCCTTCCGGCTTCGGGAACTTCCGGACACCGCCCCGACGCTCGCCCACGCCGCACGGGACCTCGTCGCCGCGCTGGAAAAGGCCCCGCAGGTTGAGCGCGCGACGGCTGCCCTCAAGATTCAGATTGACCGTCTTGAAGATCTCGGAGGTCGTCGTCGGTAA
- a CDS encoding conjugal transfer protein → MSPGKQTARSEAAAPMAAGARLEAMRRRVRLSRVAVWTVIAAGPVALCVAVASTPTTVAAAAAAKPTAMRTASDAADPGGYAQVFVGAWLRSSADDETSAQARLAQSMAPDVELPDPVADAQSAPQSVTAVRSAQRGAGAWSVTVAAQFAGGSVRFYAVPVVCDSAGSSFTVTGAPGVVASPARAEVAKSSYAVPVPEGDLSSALGQFLAAYLTGAGEVDRYLAPGVKLTAVSPAPYAAVAVQEVSAVEEAAAAEQVPADGTKVRVLASVEARDATGRWPLAYELTLKARSGRWEVAALQSGTAQDGGGR, encoded by the coding sequence ATGTCCCCTGGCAAGCAGACCGCACGGAGCGAGGCCGCTGCTCCGATGGCGGCCGGCGCCCGGCTGGAGGCGATGCGCCGCCGCGTACGCCTCTCACGTGTGGCGGTCTGGACCGTCATCGCGGCCGGCCCCGTCGCGCTGTGCGTCGCCGTCGCCTCCACCCCGACCACGGTCGCGGCAGCAGCGGCGGCCAAGCCCACTGCGATGCGCACCGCGTCGGACGCCGCCGACCCGGGCGGCTATGCGCAGGTGTTCGTCGGCGCGTGGTTGCGCAGCAGTGCGGACGACGAGACGAGTGCGCAGGCGCGGCTTGCGCAGTCGATGGCGCCGGACGTCGAGCTGCCCGACCCGGTCGCCGATGCGCAATCGGCTCCTCAGTCGGTGACGGCGGTGCGCAGTGCGCAGCGCGGCGCCGGTGCGTGGTCGGTGACGGTGGCTGCGCAGTTCGCAGGCGGATCGGTGCGGTTCTACGCCGTGCCGGTGGTCTGCGACAGCGCGGGCTCCTCGTTCACGGTGACCGGTGCGCCTGGCGTGGTGGCCAGCCCGGCCCGGGCCGAGGTGGCGAAGTCGTCGTACGCCGTGCCCGTTCCGGAGGGTGATCTGTCGTCTGCTCTCGGGCAGTTCCTCGCCGCCTACCTGACGGGGGCCGGTGAGGTCGACCGCTACCTCGCGCCCGGCGTGAAGCTCACCGCCGTGTCCCCCGCCCCGTACGCGGCGGTCGCCGTCCAGGAGGTGTCGGCCGTCGAGGAGGCCGCGGCCGCCGAGCAGGTGCCGGCGGACGGCACGAAGGTGCGGGTCCTGGCCTCGGTGGAAGCCCGTGACGCGACCGGCCGGTGGCCGCTGGCGTACGAGCTCACGCTCAAGGCCCGCTCCGGCCGGTGGGAAGTCGCCGCGCTTCAGTCCGGGACTGCCCAGGACGGGGGCGGGCGATGA
- a CDS encoding ATP-binding protein, with translation MLTETAAQGCAATQPFPLADEPAPRELHFLSLAGAGTVATPGLTAVQRALADAHRQQRFLCVLGDAGVGKTFAVHTTALTRFPEAHLLLRLGARPGPADLRTHLHYALGLKGEPPGDPAASDSLIRRALDAGPHIVVVDEADRMPDTCFEYLRFLHDDLPAGLCVVLIAGQGGERALRAQQMLHTRTAAWLTLVTIAGDQLARIIPALHPLWHTVAPDHLRMLDGRFAHGSLRRWALLTHHVQRALAAAGATHPDSGLLWQVIRRIDTSRQP, from the coding sequence ATGCTGACCGAGACTGCTGCGCAAGGGTGTGCGGCCACGCAGCCGTTTCCCCTCGCCGACGAGCCCGCGCCCCGCGAACTGCACTTCCTCAGTCTGGCCGGGGCAGGCACCGTCGCGACTCCCGGCCTCACGGCAGTCCAACGCGCACTCGCCGATGCCCACCGTCAGCAGCGTTTCCTGTGCGTGCTGGGCGACGCCGGCGTAGGCAAGACCTTCGCCGTTCACACCACCGCCCTTACCCGCTTTCCCGAGGCGCACCTCCTGCTGCGCCTGGGCGCCAGGCCAGGACCGGCTGACCTGCGCACTCACTTGCACTACGCCCTCGGGCTGAAAGGCGAACCGCCCGGCGACCCGGCGGCCTCCGACTCCCTCATCCGCCGCGCGCTCGACGCCGGGCCGCACATCGTGGTCGTCGACGAAGCTGACCGGATGCCCGACACCTGCTTCGAATACCTCCGCTTCCTGCACGACGACCTTCCCGCCGGACTCTGCGTGGTCCTGATCGCCGGACAGGGCGGTGAACGGGCCCTGCGCGCCCAGCAGATGCTGCACACCCGCACCGCGGCCTGGCTGACCCTTGTGACGATCGCCGGCGACCAGCTCGCCCGCATCATTCCCGCCCTGCACCCGCTGTGGCACACCGTTGCACCGGATCATCTGCGGATGCTGGACGGCCGCTTCGCCCACGGCAGCTTGCGCCGCTGGGCCCTGCTGACCCACCACGTCCAGCGCGCCCTGGCCGCCGCCGGCGCCACCCACCCCGACTCCGGCCTGCTGTGGCAGGTCATCCGCCGCATCGACACCTCACGCCAGCCATGA
- a CDS encoding single-stranded DNA-binding protein, giving the protein MSGETTAVIRGRVYGTVQLRHTERGTPAARFTVMQVPREYDRARGQWRDGEPVPVICTVTGPLARHAAECLTDAVHVIATGNLALRAGLHLDSAQVGVDLAHHVAYIDDTLPAVLAGRAPAPAPCAAAAPEPAPRAEGRQAATPAAAPADWWQSPPRRSWDAVTAPSRTGRPTT; this is encoded by the coding sequence ATGAGCGGAGAGACCACCGCCGTCATCCGCGGCCGCGTATACGGGACCGTGCAGCTGCGCCACACCGAACGCGGCACGCCCGCCGCCCGGTTCACCGTGATGCAGGTCCCGCGCGAGTACGACCGCGCCCGCGGGCAGTGGCGCGACGGCGAGCCGGTCCCGGTCATCTGCACCGTCACCGGGCCGCTCGCCCGGCACGCTGCCGAGTGCCTCACCGACGCCGTGCACGTGATCGCCACCGGGAACCTGGCCCTGCGCGCGGGCCTCCACCTCGACTCGGCCCAGGTCGGCGTGGACCTCGCCCACCACGTCGCCTACATCGACGACACCCTGCCCGCCGTCCTCGCCGGACGTGCGCCCGCCCCGGCACCGTGTGCTGCCGCGGCCCCCGAGCCCGCGCCCCGCGCCGAAGGCCGCCAGGCCGCAACTCCCGCCGCCGCACCGGCCGACTGGTGGCAGTCGCCGCCGCGCCGCTCCTGGGACGCGGTGACCGCGCCCAGCCGCACCGGCCGCCCCACCACTTGA
- a CDS encoding phosphoadenosine phosphosulfate reductase, translated as MPGPDGTRMPHSLLTEIVAYGRFPRMGSPYCRKSAKESVVSAAWTPFVDRLKRELGRPVRILKVMGLRSDEGPDRKKRPAFRTVQVNGARVVDEWLPVKDWSTAAVKEWHADAPVPYSWTYDSVPGAGDWSGTSRCSCSLCVFASKHDVLLSIGRRPRLADLYAEVERVRGDSFRSFRADWRIADLIRHAAQCGAPDPGVVCTDDGPEFTALTKQVRAALQKEPRKEPELARHGGRALCEGCTVHS; from the coding sequence ATGCCGGGCCCGGACGGGACCCGGATGCCGCACAGTCTGCTCACCGAGATCGTGGCGTACGGGCGGTTCCCGCGGATGGGCAGCCCGTACTGCCGCAAGAGCGCCAAGGAGAGCGTGGTCTCCGCCGCCTGGACGCCGTTCGTCGACCGCCTCAAGCGCGAGCTCGGCCGACCGGTGCGGATCTTAAAGGTCATGGGCTTGCGCAGCGATGAGGGCCCCGACCGCAAGAAGCGCCCGGCCTTCCGTACGGTGCAGGTCAACGGGGCGCGAGTGGTGGACGAGTGGCTGCCCGTCAAGGACTGGTCCACCGCCGCCGTCAAGGAGTGGCACGCCGACGCGCCGGTTCCGTACTCCTGGACGTACGACTCCGTGCCCGGTGCCGGCGACTGGTCCGGTACCTCCCGCTGCTCCTGCTCGCTGTGTGTCTTCGCTTCCAAGCACGACGTGTTGCTTTCCATCGGGCGGCGGCCGCGGCTGGCCGACCTGTACGCCGAGGTCGAGCGGGTGCGGGGCGATAGCTTCCGCAGCTTCCGCGCGGACTGGCGCATCGCCGACCTGATCCGGCACGCCGCCCAGTGCGGGGCGCCCGACCCCGGCGTCGTCTGCACGGACGACGGTCCGGAGTTCACCGCTCTCACGAAGCAGGTCCGGGCGGCGCTGCAGAAGGAGCCCCGCAAGGAACCCGAGCTGGCTCGCCACGGCGGCCGCGCCCTGTGCGAGGGCTGCACCGTTCACAGCTGA
- a CDS encoding DNA-processing protein DprA produces the protein MRCQFVIPSDDAWPAALADLGPDCPLGLWVRGHEQLSRLTARAVAVTGNRAATAEALTRAKAFATAVAEAGHTVTATLAYGVDATAHRAAAQSGRATLAVLPRGLDRAHPHDHAQLLSSIPASGGAVASLFPPGTPASGATLRASAALLAALVRAVVLVEALDHSEAAMHTAEVAAGLNRPVLVPPPTGDVRADGNVRLLAEQRAVLVPDPAHALAALR, from the coding sequence CTGAGGTGCCAGTTCGTCATCCCGTCGGATGACGCGTGGCCCGCCGCCCTGGCCGACCTCGGCCCCGACTGCCCGCTCGGTCTGTGGGTGCGCGGTCACGAGCAGCTGTCTCGGCTGACCGCCCGGGCAGTGGCCGTGACCGGCAACCGGGCCGCCACCGCCGAGGCCCTCACGCGCGCGAAGGCCTTCGCCACCGCCGTCGCCGAGGCCGGGCACACGGTCACCGCCACCCTCGCCTACGGCGTCGACGCCACCGCCCACCGGGCCGCCGCCCAGTCCGGGCGCGCGACGCTCGCCGTCCTGCCCCGCGGCCTGGACCGCGCCCACCCGCACGACCACGCCCAGCTGCTGAGCTCCATCCCCGCCAGCGGCGGCGCGGTGGCCAGCCTGTTCCCGCCCGGCACCCCGGCCAGCGGAGCAACGCTCCGGGCCAGCGCCGCCCTGCTCGCCGCGCTCGTGCGGGCAGTGGTCCTCGTCGAGGCCCTGGACCACTCCGAGGCTGCGATGCACACCGCCGAGGTCGCCGCCGGCCTGAACCGGCCCGTGCTCGTCCCGCCCCCGACCGGCGACGTGCGCGCCGACGGCAACGTCCGTCTGCTCGCCGAGCAGCGCGCCGTCCTGGTCCCCGATCCCGCGCACGCGCTCGCCGCCCTGCGCTGA
- a CDS encoding ATP-binding protein — protein sequence MRVPIRHIAGHLVWSTQGSVWAVYRLHPGPDAQGRREETVQGTYVPAPVRDEQLAKITHLVRSLSGAPRLYGMCAQVDPGEIALRMIEGIEPAEQAPGAGRHPWVENVEATLDLLDGQEMHRRTLWLAVPLQTETGGLQVSASLGAAWAEVAPMLGMRLAPVARREVSSYREQASRVEAALAGGIAFRPARPAEIVWMIQHALHRGLAEPLLAEAETSELYGGQIREGVLRSPSYADLGQVRLQEGGIDPDLDDVDELKSAGRITRSGRKAWWRVNTGSPLGRRWLQVESDNGVGYQAQLALAECPPAISQDAADLFTQLEMLDFPVDYTVDLTLVPAEKARDQVRRKKNELIDQADQYDARPTGMPASLTEAARDLGELDARLSRTSVEVEVQSVTVLTVWGPTAAVCDARARALAALLGGADYRAVRPAGLQEALFTLGLPGTVRPGVVREFTQHQVSEDWALGGAFTAAEVGDPNGMFLGIDQDSGSTRPVMINVADAPKVDASASMGIVGDLGAGKSVLQKLIAEAVWARGGCAICIDRTPVREWATFARTAAKGRVQIIDAAQAEVSIDPLRMFDGPEGRHYALSYLTLQLGIGPMSTNGEVLHHAVEQAALSDAPSMHRVLEVLEEMATREAGKRQDAAATLAGLIRVVATNSLARMVFDPTLPPVRLDASSASDMIVITTTGLKLPPKAAFANPEILHQQPLEALIGRAVLYLIAAIARQTAFEDPERFTAVVLDELYWLTSSAEGTALVHEILHDGRKHGAGLLAGSHDAEELGPDRGLMAYRALARTADRERARRGLEFVGLDPTDGELLRLVTTGLSPVGQRGREGEFLLTCPRQNTGRIKVSIPRIERITTSITTTPGRRTSAVSPTVPKPLAGEAAQTRPKETV from the coding sequence ATGAGGGTGCCGATCCGTCACATCGCCGGGCACCTGGTGTGGTCCACGCAGGGCAGCGTGTGGGCCGTCTACCGCCTGCACCCGGGCCCGGACGCGCAGGGCCGGCGCGAGGAGACCGTCCAGGGCACCTACGTGCCCGCCCCCGTCCGCGACGAACAGCTCGCCAAGATCACCCACTTGGTGCGCTCTCTGTCCGGGGCACCGCGCCTGTACGGCATGTGCGCGCAGGTCGACCCGGGCGAGATCGCCCTCAGGATGATCGAGGGCATCGAGCCGGCCGAGCAGGCACCCGGTGCGGGCCGGCACCCGTGGGTGGAGAACGTCGAGGCCACCCTGGATCTGCTGGACGGCCAGGAGATGCACCGCCGCACCCTGTGGCTGGCCGTGCCCCTGCAGACCGAAACAGGCGGCCTGCAGGTGTCGGCGTCCCTCGGTGCGGCGTGGGCCGAGGTCGCGCCGATGCTGGGCATGCGGCTGGCGCCGGTGGCCCGGCGCGAGGTGAGCTCCTACCGCGAGCAGGCCTCCCGGGTGGAGGCCGCGCTCGCCGGCGGCATCGCTTTCCGCCCGGCCCGCCCGGCGGAGATCGTGTGGATGATCCAGCACGCCCTCCACCGCGGCCTTGCCGAGCCGCTGCTGGCGGAGGCCGAGACCAGCGAGCTGTACGGCGGGCAGATCCGTGAAGGGGTGCTGCGCTCCCCCAGCTACGCCGACCTCGGCCAGGTGCGCCTGCAGGAAGGCGGCATCGACCCCGACCTCGATGATGTCGACGAGCTCAAGAGCGCGGGCCGGATCACCCGGTCGGGCCGCAAGGCCTGGTGGCGAGTGAACACCGGATCACCGCTGGGGCGGCGCTGGCTGCAGGTCGAGTCCGACAACGGTGTGGGCTACCAGGCGCAGTTGGCGCTGGCCGAGTGCCCGCCCGCCATCAGCCAGGATGCCGCCGACCTGTTCACCCAGCTGGAGATGCTCGACTTTCCCGTCGACTACACCGTCGACCTGACGCTCGTGCCCGCAGAGAAGGCTCGCGACCAGGTGCGGCGCAAGAAGAACGAACTCATCGACCAGGCCGATCAGTACGACGCCCGCCCTACCGGCATGCCCGCCTCGCTCACCGAGGCCGCCCGTGACCTGGGCGAGCTGGACGCCCGCCTGTCCCGTACGTCGGTCGAGGTGGAGGTGCAGTCGGTGACGGTGCTGACGGTGTGGGGGCCGACCGCCGCCGTCTGCGACGCGAGGGCCCGCGCCCTGGCCGCGCTGCTCGGCGGCGCCGACTACCGCGCCGTGCGCCCGGCCGGCCTGCAGGAGGCCCTGTTCACCCTGGGGCTGCCCGGCACCGTACGGCCGGGCGTCGTACGGGAGTTCACCCAGCACCAGGTCTCCGAAGACTGGGCGCTGGGCGGGGCCTTCACGGCTGCGGAGGTCGGCGACCCCAACGGCATGTTCCTCGGCATCGACCAGGACAGCGGCTCCACCCGCCCCGTCATGATCAACGTGGCGGATGCGCCCAAGGTGGACGCATCCGCGTCGATGGGCATCGTCGGGGATCTCGGCGCGGGCAAGAGCGTCCTGCAGAAGCTGATCGCGGAGGCGGTGTGGGCGCGCGGCGGCTGCGCGATCTGCATCGACCGCACCCCCGTGCGCGAGTGGGCCACCTTCGCCCGCACCGCGGCCAAGGGCCGCGTCCAGATCATCGACGCCGCGCAGGCCGAGGTGTCCATCGACCCGCTGCGCATGTTCGACGGGCCGGAGGGCCGCCACTACGCCCTGTCCTACCTCACCCTGCAGCTCGGCATCGGCCCGATGAGCACCAACGGCGAGGTCCTCCACCACGCCGTCGAACAGGCCGCCCTCAGCGACGCCCCGTCCATGCACCGTGTCCTTGAGGTCCTCGAGGAGATGGCCACGCGCGAGGCGGGCAAACGGCAGGACGCGGCCGCGACCCTCGCCGGTCTCATCCGGGTCGTGGCGACCAACTCCCTGGCCCGGATGGTCTTCGACCCGACGCTGCCGCCGGTCAGGTTGGACGCCTCCAGCGCCTCCGACATGATCGTGATCACCACCACTGGTCTGAAGCTGCCTCCGAAGGCGGCGTTCGCCAACCCTGAGATCCTGCACCAGCAGCCGCTGGAGGCGCTGATCGGCCGGGCGGTGCTCTACCTGATCGCCGCGATCGCCCGGCAGACGGCTTTCGAGGACCCCGAGCGGTTCACCGCGGTGGTCCTGGACGAGCTGTACTGGCTCACCTCGTCCGCCGAGGGCACGGCCTTGGTCCACGAGATCCTCCACGACGGCCGCAAGCACGGCGCCGGGCTCCTGGCGGGTTCGCACGACGCCGAGGAACTCGGGCCCGACCGAGGCCTGATGGCCTACCGGGCACTCGCCCGCACCGCCGACCGTGAACGCGCCCGCCGCGGGCTGGAGTTCGTCGGCCTCGACCCGACCGACGGCGAACTGCTGCGGCTGGTGACCACCGGCCTGTCCCCCGTCGGGCAGCGCGGCCGGGAGGGCGAGTTCCTGCTGACGTGCCCGCGGCAGAACACCGGCCGCATCAAGGTCTCCATCCCCCGCATCGAGCGCATCACCACGTCCATCACCACCACGCCGGGACGCCGCACGAGCGCTGTCTCCCCCACGGTGCCTAAGCCGCTTGCCGGTGAGGCCGCACAGACCCGTCCGAAGGAAACCGTCTGA
- a CDS encoding ATP-binding protein: MTTAPKRKHMPKRRAAPDAGQPATAPRRRPDLRPQFFLGLEDSTLVATDTLLQIKDTVIDTVESKAMSVIYGDAGLGKSFSTRATIQEMNPDLILPLDFARSRPGPKDLREELFHQMNLSCKMPGTPTAFDKLLRETLPRRPYVIVCDEAQQYRRENFEFLRKLWDNCDPKPAIMFVGGREAYETLQSDPALASRIYIRLEILAMTEDEVLKAVPDSHPVWRDVDEALLKRIDTQYTLGSFREWVKVTKHVLKGMEHFGAEQVDDRIVDWALARC; this comes from the coding sequence ATGACCACTGCTCCGAAACGCAAGCACATGCCCAAACGCCGCGCTGCGCCGGACGCGGGTCAGCCCGCCACGGCACCGCGCCGCCGGCCTGACCTGCGTCCGCAGTTCTTCCTCGGCCTCGAGGACTCCACCCTGGTCGCCACCGACACCCTGTTACAGATCAAGGACACCGTCATCGACACCGTCGAGTCGAAGGCCATGTCCGTGATCTACGGCGACGCAGGGCTCGGCAAGAGCTTCAGCACCCGCGCCACGATCCAGGAAATGAACCCGGACCTGATCCTCCCCTTGGACTTCGCACGCTCCCGCCCCGGCCCGAAGGACCTGCGCGAGGAGCTGTTCCACCAGATGAACCTCAGCTGCAAGATGCCCGGTACCCCCACCGCGTTCGACAAACTGCTGCGCGAGACTCTGCCGCGGCGCCCGTACGTGATCGTGTGCGACGAGGCCCAGCAGTACCGGCGGGAGAACTTCGAGTTCCTGCGCAAGCTGTGGGACAACTGCGACCCCAAGCCCGCCATCATGTTCGTCGGTGGCCGGGAGGCCTACGAGACCCTGCAGAGCGACCCGGCGCTCGCCTCCAGGATCTACATCCGCCTGGAGATCCTCGCCATGACCGAGGACGAGGTCCTCAAAGCCGTACCCGACTCCCACCCCGTGTGGCGGGACGTCGACGAGGCACTGCTGAAGCGGATCGACACCCAGTACACCCTGGGCTCCTTCCGCGAGTGGGTCAAGGTGACCAAGCACGTCCTGAAAGGCATGGAGCACTTCGGCGCCGAGCAGGTCGACGACCGCATCGTCGACTGGGCCCTGGCCCGATGCTGA